The DNA segment AGGCAGCTTATGCGTGAGAATTCCGTCATTCGCTTTACCTAGGAGGAAATATAGATATTTTTCTCCCGCGTCCACAAGCCTTCCATAGGAATACAATTTAAATGCGCGGCCATGATTAATTTTCCTGTTTTCGAGAGTTTCGCTTCAATAAAATTCACTTGTTGCTCAGCGGCTTTCTTGTTTCCTAGGGATATGCCCCTGATTAATGTTGTGCTGGCCAAGCCAGTTTATAGGTTCCCATTAGGACAGCAAAATACCAATTTTCACCGGCAGGCTTAGCTATAATATATGCAGCACACTCAGCAACTGCTGTCAAGGTTCTTGTAATTTTCTGagatatgctttcttttttcggactACAACTCTCAGATGTCAGCGGAACTTTGTGATTCGGGCAATGCGACCTGAGGAGCTAGAAGCGGCCTACAATATTCGTCTCCAGACAAATTACGTGTTCTCCAAGAACACCATCCAGACATCGTGGAAGTTGCAGCCGGATAGCTTCCTGGTTGCCGTCAGCGACGACGGTAAGCATCTAAGCAACTCTAAATAGTTGTGCATCAGTGAACATTCTGAAACTTAGACGGTCTTTAGGATCGGCCTAACATAACCTCTCGATGTTTTGGCTAAGATTTCAGCAAATAAATTGGAGTTGAAACGACTGATGGAGGCTCTTTCAAGTGCATTACCCTCGCTGCCTGCAACGCTGACACACCATTTTCAACAGACAAACAATGAAGTATATTTTCCGGCGCGAGCGTAGCACACAGTCCCTGTGTAGAAAAATGCATATGTAGAAAATTATAGTTTATAAAtgtaaagccagttccacgcagtgaaagctcTCAAAACAGCGAAGATGGTGGCCATTTTTTCAAGTTTGAGCTCGTGTTCAGtgcgattttcatgaaagtcttttgtcttgtcgtcgttttgctagattggagcttcggttccggattgtACGCACGTGTCAGTTGCGTGAGCTTATGATCAAAGCACAGTttatcacacaccttgcagctgtggcagcactcacggtcgaggaattttTTGATGAAGCGgccatcggcaccctccgtgggaggaatctTTCTGCGCCGACGTCTCTGCTCGTCCCCCTGCTCTGGATgttgggggttagcttgcctctgctgtcgCTTGGCTTGCGTTGCTTTCTCTTAAAAGTGGGTGTTGGCTTGCCTCCACTGGCGCTTGGCAtgcgcttcccgttctcgatcctcggGGATAGAAGCCTCCATGccgcgctttgcttgcgcttctcgctctcgaagctcgggatttgcgcGGATTTGCGCTGTCGCTCTCGTGCGAGCTCCCGCTGCCGGTCGCGCCGAGGGGAATCTACggggcgaaagggcgcgcgccggTGAAACACCTACTCCTATACCCCTCTCCTGCACCCTCCCTCGGCGTGCGCTATGCCCCCTGGCCTCCTGCGTGACACCGGACAACGGATGGCGAATGCTCGACTTGGAACAGCTCCACTGTTAAAAGTGTATGTGTCAGCGTACAGCGTATCAGCGTTTTCTACGCAGACAGAGCGCGCACTCCCTCTGTGGCCCCCGTCATTGGCCTTTGATACACAAAACCGCGCATATCACCATCAGCAGCACGCACTCTCCCCCCTCTTAAACTTACCTACCTCCAGTTGCTGAAGGCTGGTAGACCGCTGAAATCCTGTCTTGTCAAATTATGTTGTCAAACGATAAAAAGAGGTGCCTCGAACCTGAGTCAACTGTTCAAGGCGGTCAGGACGAAGCGATGGCTTGACGGCTGGAAAGCAGAGAGAAGTGGTGGTGGCTGACATAGCTTTCCCGCCATTGCACCATTGTATAGCTAGCGTCCCCTACCAACTGCCCGCAAGCTTCCTCCTTCTTCCAAAGCCACTGCAACTGGCTGTGCTATATAAAGCCCAGGACTTGCGAAGCGAACGATAAGAAATAAAGTTAGCCTGCGTACTCGAAGCAGCTGCGTGCTATGAAGGTCTGTACGAATGCGCACTTCCACACCGTCAAAAGTGCTTTCCTCTATTCTACAGGTCACGTAGCCAGGGAAAACAGCGCCTGAATTCACAAAAACGGTCTTacgctaaaactgttcgtaagaacCAACGTCAGCCAATGACAATGTTGGACATAATATTAGCTACGGTCGCCGGTCAGTGGCgtagagcacttacgaacaaaaagctttgtgaattcggccccacaAGCGGTATATAGCCCCACTGAACTGAGAGAAAGATCTAAGGACTCTACGATGTCGTTAGCACTTTCTTTCTGAACGAGTTCTCCACTGTGCTGCGTGCGGTGTCGCACGAGTTTACTTCGTGCAGATGCAGCGCTGCGCCTGCGTGTCACGTGGTCATTGCAAATCGAGAAGAGTGTAGTGACCAGTGGTACACTGTGTCTTCTGTTGCGGGTGGCTTAGCCTTTTTAACATAGTTGATGCATTGAAATAGAAACGATTTACTTGATGCTAGTGAAGCGGTGGCTGTGGATGcaaatttttcgccaaaaattgTATGTCAAGGGAAACCCGTGCGAACCAAAGGAATTCAATGCATTGCAAGCCTTTACCAACGTGTCCTGACAACGATCCATGCACCGAATTTGTAACTGGCCTCTTGAATCTTAAGTAACACACCACGAAAAACGCTGACAAGATTGAAAGAAGTAACGGGTAAGTTAATGCTTCTTTCATTCTTACATGTCTATTTTTCGCTTTGTTATAGCTAAGAGGAAAATTGAGCcccggcccaactccgacgtcggctattcgaatacatgtaaaacgcagaaatgcttttctgagataaacaCTAGGCCGATTTTACTGAAacttgttgcacttgagagaaagttaaattctgctaatgactgctggaagcggaaatTTTATTTAGGGCCCGAAAATTTGAAAATGACCTTTTAAAATTggtaagttcgaaaaaaaaaacgggaccaTGATGTTTACAAATTCGCCGCTCTGcactaagaacagatatcgcaattcATAAATTGCCTCCGTTAGAGcatcgaaagcggacaaatttgatagataaatttacatcttacatgaattttttacattgtttacaagggttttgcaaaagccctACTCACATATTAGAGATCTATTTGAAAGCCATgcataatatatcaattttgcccgctttaagtgtactattagatgcaatttacacaaTTGCGATATCGTttctcattgctgagttacagatttgtaaacgtgatagtttcgttttctgaagattaaccatcttcaacaacttttattaaaaaattgacggcctaaataaaaaattcgctgCCAACAGTCACGAGGTCCTAACTTTTTCATTTACattcaacaaacctcatcaaattcggtgcagtgattgccgagaaaaacgatttctcctttcctatgtatttagacaggagccccggaattaaagcttcctcttaagacgaaGCTATAACTCACCCAGATGTCACTTCTTTTTAATTCACCTCCTTAAGCGAGCCAGACTGACAGTTGTAACTAAAGTGGAAGACGTGTACGTCCGGGCACCAATGATCGACTATCCCGATGCATTTCCTCTGTTAACCGAGAGTTTGCACGACACCTCTACTTCCAAACTAGCGACTTACAGGAGCACCGCAAGATTGTGCTGAGCGGGCTCCAGTACGATTTGAAATTAAAGGTCGGATTGCAGGTGGCGCGCGCTCTGTTGTCACAATTGAGCGCAAAAATTGTGCGCTTGCTGGACTAGTGCAGAAAGTGCGGCGAAATCGAATATGCCTTTGATTAGCTAGCGAACTTGTTATTAGTTTAGGGCACCGAACAATCAGGAGCAATTCTTACGAATGAGACGCTTTGCGATTTCGGGCACTACGGCTGCAACCTCGAAATACGTCTGCGCACTTACCGTCTAGAGCCGAGCTCGCGGCTTGAGCAACTGAGGGAGAGCAAGCATTTTCCGCAGATTTCTTCAAACCAACGCCAGTTAGGTAAAGTAAAGATACAGCGAACGAAAATCGTGCACAATACGTAACAGGCAGCGCTTCGAAACTGCGGATGGTCTATTCACAACGTTACTGCCTTCCAACTTCTGAAATACACATTCTATGTTTTATCCTCTTAACAAATACGCAGTGTAATGcttcttttgttgcttttctcAATACCTATGCTCCCTGTTAAGTCAGGTGGTTGTGTTCAAGAGTCAACAGCGCGCATGGACTTCGCGTTTCGGAGATCAGTGACCGTTTTACAGATGCTTAGTTAAACGCGCACCACGGGGGACCACCCAGGTGAAGTGTTCGGCACCATCTCGATGGTCAAGTACAGCGAAGACGTGATGTTCCTGGGCCTGCTGGTCGTGAGGGAGGACCTGCGCAACAGGCGCATCGGCACCGAGCTCCTCAAGGCGGGTTTAGAGAAGGCGGGCAACAAGAACAAGTTCATGCGCTGCATCCTCCCGCTGGAGCCCTTGTTCAACCGCATGAACTTGTTCATGATGCGTTCGTCCGTGCTGCTTGGCCGCAACGAGCCCGCCAAGGTGGACGAGGCCAAGGTGATCGTAGTGGACACGCGTGGTGTGACCGTCAAGCCTTACGACCCCGCCATTTGGGACAGGCTGCGAAAGTGAGTGGCAATAAGATCGGCCGCAGTGTAAGACAGCACTACAGAATTAAGACCCGGGCCGTTATGGTGGAAGGCAGGAGTACGGCGAAACTCGGCACCCCCCTATAGCAGTGGGAATGCCCTGATGCGGATGAATTAGTGACACAAAGATACATGAAGCTGCTTAAATTTCACTGGCTTTGTTTCACTAGGACCTTACCTCATGGGGCCCACAAAAAAGATAGTGTAGCGAGAACATGAGCGGCAGGGTCATGGTGTGCGAACCAATGACGAATGCTGAAAGGAATTTGAAAGATACCGAACTCGCTAAGGATCTCGCCCAGTGGCAAATATTCGGCAATAATATTAATGAGAAAGCCTGAAAGGCAATGATACTGGTATAGATTGTATTCGCAACAATCTTGCTCAGGGCTAGTTTACTAAAGCTACTGTACGCTGGGAGTGCGCTCATGGTAAAACAAGGACGAAATAAAGGAACAACACAGATGCGCATGCGTACACGAGTCATAGCAGACTGAACGCCTTCACACACCTGAGCTCCTGAACCGTATCTTTATCGCATCGCCAATGTGCCCTGACCAATCCAACGACTTTCTTTTTTGCCCTCTCTTAAGCGATTACATCATTAGTGCAATAGGGCTTGCACAAGATCCCCGCAAATATGACACCTTGAAGCTAGAGACAAATGAATAAAATGCCAGCCAAAACTTTCCTAACGAACGACAATAACTTCCACCGCTATTGCATGGGCAACACGCGGATCCAAGCGCAGTCGTTGATTTTGACGGCACGCTCTGGAAGCATGCTCTCTGCTCAAGTGACTTGTCCGCGCTCAACAGACACTTAGCGGTATACACGAATGACCCTACGCTGCTCACGGCGCAGGTACGACGAGGACCTGATGACCGTGGACCGGTCGAAGCTGCTGCAGGCCTTCATCGACGAGGAAGGCACGACCACCGAGGTGGCCCTGCGAGAGGACGGCTCCGTGGCCGGCTACAGTGTCGTGCAGCTCATGACCGACGGCTCGTGGTACTTCTACATGCTGGCCGCCGACACGCACGACGTGGCGCGCATGCTCATCGGCCACTTCGTGCACGGCTGTCCGACGGCCAAGAACAAGGGCGTCGTGCTGGTCAGCCCGCTCTGGCCCACCGAGGAGGAGTCCTTCATCGTGCGTGCCCTCGGCTGGAGCGTTACCAAACGCTCCGTCTGCCGCTTCACCGACCACGAGCTCAAGTTCGACTACAGCAGGATATTTTCCATGTAGACATTCGTAAAGCGGGGCCCACGCTGCCTCGATCTAGCAGACGCCGTGCAAgtgctgaaaataaaaaaaaataaataaattgtaaaaagTCCCCACGCAGGGGCATGTGCGATGCACAGGGGATTGGTAGCCTTATTGGGCCCTGAATCTGACAAAGTTTCAATCGAAATGGCTACTGCTCTAAGATGGTCGCTAGGCTCCATGGATTCGACGCGACAACACTGTTACAAAATTGGGCCTTTTCATGGAACTTGCACGGTGTAACCTTACTAACCTGATGctttgaaataaagaaaacggcAGCATAGTTGCCATTCTGTATTCTttccattttttaattttttttaggtaCATGTGTGCAGTTAGCATGCAGCTGCTTCGAGTCCGAGCAATATTGTACCGAGACGCGTCGAAACCAACATTTAAGCGCAGTTGAGGCATCCCTGCCGCTTTTCCAGAACGTTCCCTGAGGTTCGCTTTATTTGAGCATGAACTTGTGCGCCATTCTTACTGGCGCAGGTAGAAACATCTTTATTCCCTAATTATTAAAACTCTTGGATAGATATGACTACCAAGAACGCCAGCGTTAATTTATTCGATGTTCGCATGACCGACTCCCCAGCTTGAACATAAGTATTCTCGTAGTATATTATGATTCGGCGTGCAGCTTACTATCGTACCACATTAGTGCTGATAGCATTTCATGAGTGTTTCAAGAAAGCCTGCAATTTATGAACTACGTAAGGACACACGGGTATACGACCGCTACCCTTTGCGAATAAAACTAATTTGTTATTGCCGTTAGCGTTGTATGTTGATAAGCAAACGCTGCGTTCTGGCGACCAAAATATATAGAGGTGCGCTCTTTGCGATTATTGATGACCGATTGGAGGGGCCAATAATTTTAAAACATAACTTTCATAGTTTCTTTCGCCCGTCTTCACTGTTGCCTGATGGTTCGATTCGGCAAGGaaaacgttcgttcgttcgttcgttcgttcgttcgttcgttcgttcgttcgttcgttcgttcgttcgttcgttcgttcgttcgttcgttcgttcgttcgttcgttcgttcgttcgttcgttcgttcgttcgttcgttcgttcgttcgttcgttcgctcgctcgctcgttcgttcgttcgttcgttcgttcgttcgttcgttcgtttgtttgtttgtttgtttgtttgtttgtttgtttgtttgtttgtttgtttcaggcGTCATGTCATTTCACAGTTGGTACGGTAGCAAATATGTCTAGGATACAAAGAGCCACGATGACATTCAGTTTATTGGAAGAACATTACGTTTTATTTCAAGCGTACAAATGAGCGGTAACAAAGCGAGGTACATAGCCAGCAATGCAGGAAGCTTGAAGCGGGAACAAAGATTTTCGTACCGATGTTACAACAGCCATACTACGTTTCGTTGTTGTTATGTTCATGTAATGACACGTACTGACTATGTTGAATTGACCAGGATTTGTAAAATAAATGCTGTATCAACACTCTAAGCAGGAGAAGCGACAGGAGAAGCCACGAGCAGTATTTAGGCAATACAGAACTTCTGAGCACTATACGATCAAAAATTACAATTCATAAAATGCGATGGTATGTGACCAGATGTGCTTTACGGAACAGAAACTATTACACAGGAACAAACTTGAGACTGAAGTTCCAATTAATAGTTCAAATTACGCTGCCTAGATAGGTGCATAGAGGACCGGTTGGACAGACGAGAAAGCAGTGTTCCAAACGTTCGTATTCGAGCGACGCTCAAGGCGCTGGAAATTGCAGTATAACCGATATGCAAAAGGTAAGATGTATAGTTTGGCCATGCAGCTGGGAATTAGAAATTTAACAAAAACGATGGCTGAATTTGAGTACAAGGAAATGTAAGATCCAAGTGTAATGTCTGGGGAAACTTTAGGGTTCCTTGCATTATTATGAGCTTTACAAATAGGCACTGAACCTTCATTCTTTCCTGACATCTATGCATTATACCAGGTTCGAAATTGGGTTCCCTGGAGTTCTCGATGAACGGGACCAGGCACGTTGTTTTTGGAAACCTTATGGGAACCTTATTGGTGATCTTTAAGCATGGTTCAAAGTGTAT comes from the Dermacentor variabilis isolate Ectoservices chromosome 2, ASM5094787v1, whole genome shotgun sequence genome and includes:
- the LOC142570984 gene encoding uncharacterized protein LOC142570984; translation: MSNFEQAADMFDCCYRGLKGKESSDNVVPKRTFLMKSTGTKPSIGPLSVATVDHPTHEDTEEKCQRNFVIRAMRPEELEAAYNIRLQTNYVFSKNTIQTSWKLQPDSFLVAVSDDGEVFGTISMVKYSEDVMFLGLLVVREDLRNRRIGTELLKAGLEKAGNKNKFMRCILPLEPLFNRMNLFMMRSSVLLGRNEPAKVDEAKVIVVDTRGVTVKPYDPAIWDRLRKYDEDLMTVDRSKLLQAFIDEEGTTTEVALREDGSVAGYSVVQLMTDGSWYFYMLAADTHDVARMLIGHFVHGCPTAKNKGVVLVSPLWPTEEESFIVRALGWSVTKRSVCRFTDHELKFDYSRIFSM